The sequence below is a genomic window from Sphingobacterium sp. ML3W.
CCCAATTCGGCTTTTTCGTAAAGGTATACACCTTCATCAAATGTGATACGTTCTTCTTGCATCACTTTATTTGCTATACCTCTTAACTCACTATCCAAAAGTGGATTAGAGATTAAGAAGTTTAATTTTTCTTTAGCATCCATTAGCATGTCTCCTAGTCTATAGCAAATGTACCAAAAACAAGGCTAAATCCGTAGAATTTAGCCTTGTTTTTGGTACATCAATATGAGGTCAGCAACAATTAGTCTGTGAATTGTTGCATATCTATCAATTTTCTATATAAGCCTTCTTTTTGAATCAATTCGCTGTGACTTCCAAACTCTACAATTTGTCCTCCATCGATAACAACTATTTTATCTGCATTCTGAATGGTACTCAATCTGTGTGCAATGACAATAGTTGTCCGATTGTCCATGAGTTTATATAACGAATCTTGGACTAGTTTTTCTGATTCGGTATCCAATGCCGACGTTGCCTCATCCAACAACATGATTGGTGGATTTTTCAAAACAGCTCTAGCAATACAGATTCTTTGACGTTGGCCACCTGAAAGTTTTGCTCCACGATCACCAATATTTGTTTGATAGCCTGCTTCAGTTTTTAAGATAAATTCATGCGCATTTGCAATTTTTGCTGCAGCCTCCACCTCTTCTTGAGTTGCATTTGTATTCGAAAATGTGATATTATTAAAGATGCTATCGTTAAATAAAATAGACTCTTGATTCACCATTCCAATCATTCTTCGCAAGGATTCCTGATCCAAATCTCTTAAATCTATGCCATCAAATAGAATTTTACCTGCAGTGACATCCATAAAACGTGGGATTAAATCAACTAACGTAGATTTTCCTCCACCAGATGGTCCTACCAACGCAATTGTTTTCCCCTTTTCGATGGTTAAATTGATTCCTTTCAAAATAGCTTTCTCTCCATAAGCAAAATCAACCTGCTGTAATTCAATAGATTGATTGAAATCAGACACTACTTTCGCATTGGGTTTATCCGTCACCTCACTTTTTGTGTCGATCAATTCCAAAACACGTTCACCTGCCGCAATGCCATTATGGATATTACTAAAGGCATCCGTCAATGCCTTTGCTGGACGCATAACCTGTGAAAATATAGCGATATAGGCAATGAATTCAGAAGCTCCAAACTCGTCACTACCTGACAAAACCAAATTACCTCCATATAACAAGATAATGGCAACCATGATTACACCCAACAATTCAGAAACAGGTGATCCCAATTGTTGACGTCTCGCCATTGCACGCATAATACCTGCATAATGATCATTTTCATCATTGAATCTTTTTTTAACGAAATTCGTACCATTAAATGCCTTGATAATACGAACTCCCGATAAAGCCTCATCCAGATAAGAAATCATATTGGCATAAGATGTTTGACCTGCGATTGCTTGTGCCTTTAAAGTTTTCACAATTTTAGATATGAAAAACGCCGATATAGGAATCACGAGCATGGCAAAAAATGTTAATTTTGCCGATATGATAAAGAGCATCACTAAATAAGCAACTAGCTGAAGAGGCTCTTTAAATGCAACCTGTAAGGTACCTGTAACAGAATATTGTACAACCTGAACATCCGATGAAACTTTTGAAATAATATCACCCTTACGTTGACCATTAAAAAACCCCAAATGCAGGTCCATGACATTGTCAAAAACTGTCTTACGCAAATTCAACAACGTGTGTATACGTAAATTCTCCATTATACGCTGTGCTAAATAGCGAAATAAGTTACTAATAAATACAGAAATAACGATGACTATACAGACGTATTTCAGAGCACCGTAAGCACCAAATTGTTGGTTTGCTAAACTAGCGTAGTAATTAAAATGGCCAAGAATATCAAAGTATCCTTCTGGTTTTTCTAATACTGCCTGTGCAGAAACCTGATCAGTATTAAACAAAGTCTGTAATAACGGAGCTAATAAGGCCAAGTTTAAAGTACTAAATACAACCGTGATTAACGTACAGATAATGTACGGGACTGCATATTTCTCAATGGGCTTGGCAAAAGATAATAACCTAAAGTAAGTTTTCATTTATAATATTAAGGTAGCAAAAATAGTAAAATTACCCGCAATACGTGAGGAATACTTACCTATAGAAAAAATCTTGCATCTGGATGATAGAATTAATTTTCTTCAACAATTAGCAATTAAAGCGACAAATTACTATTATTTTAATAGAAAAACCCTAATTTAGTCTTTGTAAATTGTAAAATACCAGAATATAATGCAGATAGAAGTTGCCAAAAGGTTGCAACAAACCGAAGAATATTATTTCTCCAAAAAATTAAGAGAGATTGACGAGCTTAATAAAGCAGGGGCTCGCGTGATTAATTTAGGCATTGGAAGTCCTGACCTACCTCCTCATCCTGAAGTGATTCAGACATTGAGCACGGAAGCGGCTAAGACCAATGTACATGGTTATCAAAACTATAAAGGATCTCCGGTTTTGAGACAAGCTATTGCAGATTGGTATCAACGATATTATCATGCTACATTCAATGCAAATACAGAAATCTTACCCTTGATAGGATCTAAAGAAGGTATCGTCCATATTTGCATGACCTATTTACAAGAAGGAGATCAGGTTTTAATACCTAACCCTGGCTACCCTGCCTATGCTGCAGCAGTTCGTCTAAGCGGGGCAACAGCAATCACCTATGATTTAGCAGAGGAAACAGATTGGTTACCGAACCTAAAAAAGCTTGCTGAAAACGATCTGTCGAAAGTAAAATTAATGTGGATCAATTATCCTCATATGCCAACCGGTGCAAGTGCCAGTGAAGCATTCTATCATGAATTGATTGCCTTTGCAAAAACACATCATATTTTGATCTGTCATGATAACCCATATAGTTTTATATTGACCGACGCTCCTAAAAGTATTATGTCCATAGATGGGGCAAAAGAAGTCGCTTTGGAATTAAATTCGCTCAGCAAATCTTCTAATATGGCCGGATGGCGTATCGGTATGTTGGTTGGCGCAGAAGAACGCATCAATGAAGTATTGCGATTCAAAAGTAATATGGATTCGGGTATGTTCTTGCCAGCTCAGCTTGCTGCAGCAAAAGCATTGCAGCTGGATAAAGCATGGTATCAAGAGTTGAACACCATTTATAACGAAAGAAGATTTCTGGTATTTGCTATCATGGATTTACTGGGCTGTGTTTATAAAAAGAATCAGGTGGGTCTATTTGTCTGGGCTAAAGTTCCTGAAAATTACGCGTCAGGATACACTTTAAGTGATGAAGTTTTGGATCTCGCACGTGTATTCATCACACCTGGAGGAATATTCGGCAGCGCAGGAAACACCTATATTAGAATTAGTTTATGCGCCTCAGTTGAAGTTTTAAAAGAGGCAATTACACGGATTAAGGTAGCAAAGGAAACGAATTAAGATTAGAATAACATGATAAATATAGCCATTATTGGCGTCGGTTTAATTGGCGGCTCAGTCGCCATGAAACTAAAAGAAAAAAGATTCTGCGATCAAGTTTTTGGTGTAGACAAAAGTGATGCAAACCTTAACAAAGCAATGCAAATTGGCTTCATTGACCACAAAGCGACACTGGAAGAAGCTTTGGAAAAATGTAAGGTTATCATTTTAACCGCTCCTGTAGATGCAATCATCGCTTTAGCACCAAAGTTACTCGATCAAGTAACAGATCAGGTTATCGTTGACATGGGCTCTACCAAACTAAATATCTTACAATTGATTTCTGACCACCCTAAACGTGGACGCTATGTCGCTGCGCATCCTATGGCAGGTACAGAGTATTCTGGACCTGAAGCCGCGCTCCCAAATCTGTTTAAAGATAAAATGATGGTCTACGTAGAGGCATTTAAATCTGATGAAGATGCCTTCGAACTAACAGATTCTATTACTGAATTGCTGGAAATGCGTTCTTCTTTTATGACAGCCGAAGAGCATGACACTCACACAGCCTATGTCTCTCATATTTCACACTTGACCTCTTTTGCTTTAGCCCTAACAGTTCTGGAAAAAGAGAAATCGCAAGGTAGAATTTTTGAGTTAGCAGGTTCCGGATTTGAATCAACAGTACGTTTAGCGAAAAGTTCACCTGATATGTGGACTCCTATTTTCAAACAAAATAGAGTAAACGTATTAGAAGTATTGGAAGAAAACATCAAACAGCTTCAAGCCTTGAAAGATGCCATTCAAGACGAGAATTATAGCGAACTACATAAACTCATTAAAAAATCGAATAAGATTAAGCGCATTATAAAATAGGCACTTTACACCATCTGGTAAACATTGTGTGTAAAGTGTCGAAGGATCATTATATAAAAAAGATAGGAGGCAATGCTCCTATCTTTTTATTCTGGTTACCTCAAACACGTAATCCATCTACACTCCTCTAAATCCTTGTTTTATTTAATTATTTAAATAAATAGCAAAAAATATTTTGCTTTATAAAAATCAAGGCATATATTTGCAATGTACTTCAAATAGAAATACATCTAATCAAAACCTTTCAATCAGGTCTTGATTTATAAAGAAGTGGCGAGAGACTGGCTCAATGACCCACTGGCAACCTTCAAAATACGTTTGAAAAGGTGCCAATTCCTGTCCAAAGTAATACTGCTTTGGAGGATATAAATGAAACGACAATGATAATCACATTACAACAAAACAAGAAGGTAAATTCTAAAACCAACGTAACAAGCACAACTTTTGCATCGACTTCGACGCGAATGTGTTGGCACATGTTTACGTTTTCTTGTTAATCAATCTGTTTTTAATTTATTGATTGCGAGTACATATTCATGTGCGAAGCCCTATCCCCTTTTTACTAATGAATCTTTAACTAATTAATTATAACTATAATGTCTACAAATAAAAATTTGAAATTCGAAACACTGCAAGTGCATGCAGGTCAAGTTGCTGACCCAACAACTGGTTCACGTGCAGTGCCTATATATCAAACAAGTTCTTATGTATTTGAAAACGCAGAACATGGCGCTAATTTATTTGCATTAAAACAATTTGGAAACATCTACACACGTCTTCAAAACCCTACAACAGATGTTTTTGAAAAACGAGTAGCTGCTTTAGAAGGTGGTGTAGCTGCACTAGCTGTTGCTTCTGGCCAAGCAGCGCAATTTATTGCATTAAACAACATTTTAGAAGCTGGAGATAACTTTGTTTCAAGCAGTAATGTCTACGGTGGTACTTATAATCAATTTAAAGTAGCGTTCAAAAGACTAGGTATTGATGTACGTTTTACAAAAGAAACTACAGCTGAAGACTTTGAATCATTAATCGATGAAAACACAAAAGCACTTTACTTGGAAACTATCGGAAACCCAAGTTACGATATCCCTGATTTTGACAAAATAGCTGCTGTTGCTAAAAAACATGATATTCCACTTATTGTTGACAATACATTCGGTGCAGCCGGCTATTTATTCAAACCCTTAGAGCACGGTGCCTCTGTAGTTGTTCAATCAGCAACAAAATGGATTGGTGGTCATGGAACTAGCATCGGCGGTGTTATCGTTGATGGTGGAAATTACAACTGGGGAAATGGTAAATTTAAACAATTCTCAGAACCATCAGAAGGATATCATGGATTGGTATTTGCAGACGTATTTGGTATTAATGGCCCATTTGGCAATATCCAATTTGCTATCCGTGCGCGTGTAGAAGGGCTACGTGATTTTGGTCCTGCAATATCGCCTTTCAACTCATTCCAACTGATTCAAGGTTTAGAAACATTATCCCTACGCGTTCAGCGTCATGTAGACAATACGTTAGAAGTAGCAAAATGGTTAGAATCACATCCACAGGTAGAAAATGTAAACTATCCAGGATTAAAGAGTTCACCAAGTTATGCTAACGCTCAAAAATATCTAAAAAATGGCTACGGTGCTGTTCTTTCTTTCCAAATTAAAGGCGACGTAACAAAAGCTGATGAATTTATTGACAGTCTAGAATTAATCAGTCACGTGGCAAATGTTGGAGATACAAAAACATTAATCATTCACCCTGCGGCTACAACTCATCAACAGCTTAGTGATGAAGCAAAAAATGCAGCAGGAGTATTTGTAGGCTTACTTCGTTTATCTGTCGGTATCGAGCATATTGATGATATCAAAGCAGATTTACAACAAGCATTCGATAAAATAAAATAATTCAGATAGCAACATTATATAAAGCGCAAAAAATAACTATGAGTAAGAAATTAACGATTGGAATGTTTGGATTCGGAGTTGTAGGGCAAGGATTGTACGACATTATCAAGACTAAAAACTTAAATTTAGAAATTAAAAAATTTGTCATCAAAAATGCTGACAAACAAAGATCACTACCTGCTGAATTATTCACAACAGATGCTGAGGCTATTCTCTCAGATCCTGAAATCAATACCGTTGTAGAATTGATCGACGATGCAGATGCTGCCTATGCATTAACTGTTCGTGCGCTTAAATCTGGAAAAAATGTAGTATCTGCAAATAAAAAAATGATTGCTACGCATTTAGAGGAACTAGCTTCCATCCAACAAGAATATGGCACAAGCCTACTCTACGAAGGTGCAGTTTGTGGTAGTATTCCTATTATACGTAATTTGGAAGAGTATTACGACAACGAGCTATTGCACGCTGTAACGGGTATCTTTAACGGTTCTTCCAACTTTATACTCTCAAAGGTATTTAATGAAAACCAACCATACGCAGATGCTTTAAAAGAAGCTCAAGATTTAGGTTTTGCAGAAACAGATCCTACCTTGGACGTCGGTGGATTTGACCCTAAGTACAAGTTGACAATTGTTGCCGCTCACGCATACGGTATAAATGTCAACCCAGATGACGTATTTAACATAGGGATTGATAAATTGGGTGTTCAAGACATACGCTTTGCTAAAGAGAAAAATTTTAAAATAAAACTTATCCCTACAGCTCGAGAAATCGATCAAAATAAAGTTGTCCTTTATGTCATCCCTAAGTTCATCAGCGCTGATAACATTTTGTTCAATGTTGAAAACGAAAACAACGGCGTACTTGTAAAGGCTGCTTTCGCGGATGAGCAGTTTTTTTATGGTAAAGGAGCTGGAGGTCATCCAACAGGTTCTGCGGTATTATCTGATATCACAGCGTTGCGCTATGATTATAGATATGAATACAAAAAACACTTAAACACAAATGCACTGTCATATAGTACCGACCATGAAATCAAAGTGTATTTAAGATATGAGGACGATAGCTTAATCGAAAAATTAGGCTTTTCTAACATCATCGAAAGATATTACGCTCCAAATTTTAAATATGTAATCGGAACAGTCAATTTACAGAAAATTACAGCATTTAAATCTGAAATTAATCAAACAGGAAACTTCATTGCAGAGATTGACTAAATAATACATTAAGAAACCGAATATCAACCAACCCTAGCTTGCTTTTCGCAGGTGAAAAACGTTGGATCTGTGTCAGATCCAA
It includes:
- a CDS encoding ABC transporter ATP-binding protein, which produces MKTYFRLLSFAKPIEKYAVPYIICTLITVVFSTLNLALLAPLLQTLFNTDQVSAQAVLEKPEGYFDILGHFNYYASLANQQFGAYGALKYVCIVIVISVFISNLFRYLAQRIMENLRIHTLLNLRKTVFDNVMDLHLGFFNGQRKGDIISKVSSDVQVVQYSVTGTLQVAFKEPLQLVAYLVMLFIISAKLTFFAMLVIPISAFFISKIVKTLKAQAIAGQTSYANMISYLDEALSGVRIIKAFNGTNFVKKRFNDENDHYAGIMRAMARRQQLGSPVSELLGVIMVAIILLYGGNLVLSGSDEFGASEFIAYIAIFSQVMRPAKALTDAFSNIHNGIAAGERVLELIDTKSEVTDKPNAKVVSDFNQSIELQQVDFAYGEKAILKGINLTIEKGKTIALVGPSGGGKSTLVDLIPRFMDVTAGKILFDGIDLRDLDQESLRRMIGMVNQESILFNDSIFNNITFSNTNATQEEVEAAAKIANAHEFILKTEAGYQTNIGDRGAKLSGGQRQRICIARAVLKNPPIMLLDEATSALDTESEKLVQDSLYKLMDNRTTIVIAHRLSTIQNADKIVVIDGGQIVEFGSHSELIQKEGLYRKLIDMQQFTD
- a CDS encoding pyridoxal phosphate-dependent aminotransferase; the protein is MQIEVAKRLQQTEEYYFSKKLREIDELNKAGARVINLGIGSPDLPPHPEVIQTLSTEAAKTNVHGYQNYKGSPVLRQAIADWYQRYYHATFNANTEILPLIGSKEGIVHICMTYLQEGDQVLIPNPGYPAYAAAVRLSGATAITYDLAEETDWLPNLKKLAENDLSKVKLMWINYPHMPTGASASEAFYHELIAFAKTHHILICHDNPYSFILTDAPKSIMSIDGAKEVALELNSLSKSSNMAGWRIGMLVGAEERINEVLRFKSNMDSGMFLPAQLAAAKALQLDKAWYQELNTIYNERRFLVFAIMDLLGCVYKKNQVGLFVWAKVPENYASGYTLSDEVLDLARVFITPGGIFGSAGNTYIRISLCASVEVLKEAITRIKVAKETN
- a CDS encoding prephenate dehydrogenase; protein product: MINIAIIGVGLIGGSVAMKLKEKRFCDQVFGVDKSDANLNKAMQIGFIDHKATLEEALEKCKVIILTAPVDAIIALAPKLLDQVTDQVIVDMGSTKLNILQLISDHPKRGRYVAAHPMAGTEYSGPEAALPNLFKDKMMVYVEAFKSDEDAFELTDSITELLEMRSSFMTAEEHDTHTAYVSHISHLTSFALALTVLEKEKSQGRIFELAGSGFESTVRLAKSSPDMWTPIFKQNRVNVLEVLEENIKQLQALKDAIQDENYSELHKLIKKSNKIKRIIK
- a CDS encoding O-acetylhomoserine aminocarboxypropyltransferase/cysteine synthase family protein, with amino-acid sequence MSTNKNLKFETLQVHAGQVADPTTGSRAVPIYQTSSYVFENAEHGANLFALKQFGNIYTRLQNPTTDVFEKRVAALEGGVAALAVASGQAAQFIALNNILEAGDNFVSSSNVYGGTYNQFKVAFKRLGIDVRFTKETTAEDFESLIDENTKALYLETIGNPSYDIPDFDKIAAVAKKHDIPLIVDNTFGAAGYLFKPLEHGASVVVQSATKWIGGHGTSIGGVIVDGGNYNWGNGKFKQFSEPSEGYHGLVFADVFGINGPFGNIQFAIRARVEGLRDFGPAISPFNSFQLIQGLETLSLRVQRHVDNTLEVAKWLESHPQVENVNYPGLKSSPSYANAQKYLKNGYGAVLSFQIKGDVTKADEFIDSLELISHVANVGDTKTLIIHPAATTHQQLSDEAKNAAGVFVGLLRLSVGIEHIDDIKADLQQAFDKIK
- a CDS encoding homoserine dehydrogenase; the protein is MSKKLTIGMFGFGVVGQGLYDIIKTKNLNLEIKKFVIKNADKQRSLPAELFTTDAEAILSDPEINTVVELIDDADAAYALTVRALKSGKNVVSANKKMIATHLEELASIQQEYGTSLLYEGAVCGSIPIIRNLEEYYDNELLHAVTGIFNGSSNFILSKVFNENQPYADALKEAQDLGFAETDPTLDVGGFDPKYKLTIVAAHAYGINVNPDDVFNIGIDKLGVQDIRFAKEKNFKIKLIPTAREIDQNKVVLYVIPKFISADNILFNVENENNGVLVKAAFADEQFFYGKGAGGHPTGSAVLSDITALRYDYRYEYKKHLNTNALSYSTDHEIKVYLRYEDDSLIEKLGFSNIIERYYAPNFKYVIGTVNLQKITAFKSEINQTGNFIAEID